One window of the Shewanella cyperi genome contains the following:
- a CDS encoding methyl-accepting chemotaxis protein has protein sequence MNWQWIGNLSLKQKLLMVVMPSLLGYLIYGSLMLRDAWDDKQSLAQVQQLTELAVSNSALVHELQKERGMSAGFLGSSGKAFANQLPGQRRLTDDRRNEFQRFIAGNDFPAGVAADINSATQQLVRLAAMRNQVDDLTVAVPQAVAYYTEVNALLLGIVDESVKQGRDQSLAVALASFSAYLQMKERAGIERAVLSSTFGTEGFKPGMFNRFINLVSEQRTYAERFNALAPDAWQESWRRLQSGSEFSQVEAARELALSQDSAKIRGQSAEEWFSMSTDRINSLYATEKMLAKELGDMMTIRMAAANQVLMWVGTSLVLVLALVVVLSLTVMHYLHKTVDGIVGQIRHARDRHDLTTRIGHRSEDEFGQLAKAYNAMMEDFERIIIRVNSNSAQVAEAVQQMEAFSQQMRTDVAQGHDEAQQVASAMTQMTATVNEIASSAVEASTASNKASEEANKGSQEVQETGRSISALAHDIDLAADAIHRLDVDIQGIVSVLEVISSIAEQTNLLALNAAIEAARAGEMGRGFAVVADEVRTLAQRAQASTTDIRTMTERLKSGAVVAVDAMQRGQQQAGSSVAEAEKAGKELERIAKHVGVIDSMNEQIATATHEQSAVAEEVNRNALRISEIYQNTQAVAESLGSLNDKLLEEVELMSREVAKFKLGKGNIGA, from the coding sequence ATGAACTGGCAATGGATAGGCAATCTCAGCCTCAAACAAAAACTTTTAATGGTGGTCATGCCCTCACTGCTTGGGTACTTGATCTACGGCAGTCTAATGCTCAGGGATGCCTGGGATGACAAACAGTCTCTGGCACAGGTGCAGCAGTTAACCGAACTTGCGGTGAGCAACAGTGCCCTGGTACACGAGCTGCAAAAAGAGCGTGGCATGAGTGCCGGTTTTCTCGGTTCATCGGGCAAAGCCTTTGCAAATCAACTTCCCGGACAGCGTCGTTTAACCGATGACAGGCGCAATGAGTTTCAACGCTTTATCGCAGGCAATGATTTCCCTGCCGGTGTGGCGGCAGACATCAACAGTGCAACACAGCAATTGGTCCGTCTGGCTGCCATGCGCAATCAAGTGGATGATCTGACTGTGGCGGTTCCTCAGGCGGTGGCCTATTACACCGAGGTCAATGCCTTGCTGCTGGGCATAGTGGATGAAAGTGTTAAGCAGGGACGGGATCAATCGCTGGCCGTGGCCCTGGCCTCATTCAGCGCCTATCTGCAGATGAAGGAACGCGCCGGGATTGAACGGGCGGTGCTGAGCTCCACCTTCGGCACCGAGGGCTTTAAGCCGGGAATGTTCAATCGCTTTATCAATCTGGTATCCGAACAGCGCACCTATGCGGAACGTTTCAATGCCCTGGCTCCAGATGCCTGGCAGGAAAGCTGGCGCCGGCTGCAAAGCGGATCCGAGTTCAGTCAGGTTGAGGCCGCCCGGGAACTGGCACTGTCGCAGGACAGCGCAAAAATCCGCGGCCAGTCGGCGGAAGAGTGGTTTTCCATGTCCACCGACAGAATTAACAGCCTGTATGCAACCGAAAAAATGCTTGCCAAGGAACTTGGCGACATGATGACCATTCGTATGGCCGCGGCCAATCAGGTGCTGATGTGGGTTGGCACCTCACTGGTGCTGGTCCTGGCCCTGGTGGTGGTGCTGAGCCTGACCGTGATGCATTACCTGCATAAGACGGTGGATGGCATTGTCGGTCAGATCCGCCATGCGAGGGACAGGCACGATCTGACCACACGCATAGGGCACCGCAGTGAGGATGAGTTTGGTCAATTGGCCAAGGCCTATAACGCTATGATGGAAGACTTCGAGCGGATCATTATCAGGGTCAACAGCAACAGTGCCCAGGTGGCAGAGGCGGTGCAGCAAATGGAGGCCTTCTCGCAGCAAATGCGCACCGATGTGGCTCAGGGCCACGACGAAGCTCAGCAGGTGGCCTCGGCTATGACCCAGATGACGGCCACGGTCAATGAAATAGCCTCCAGCGCGGTGGAGGCCAGCACTGCCTCCAACAAGGCCAGCGAAGAGGCCAACAAGGGGAGCCAGGAGGTACAGGAAACCGGCCGTTCCATCTCGGCTCTGGCCCATGACATAGATCTCGCCGCCGATGCCATCCACAGGCTTGATGTTGACATTCAGGGCATAGTCAGTGTGCTTGAGGTTATCAGCAGCATCGCCGAGCAAACCAATTTGTTGGCACTGAATGCGGCCATAGAGGCGGCGCGGGCAGGGGAGATGGGCCGGGGTTTTGCCGTGGTGGCCGATGAGGTGCGTACCCTGGCACAGCGGGCCCAGGCATCCACCACGGATATACGTACCATGACAGAGCGGCTAAAGAGCGGTGCCGTGGTGGCGGTTGATGCCATGCAACGCGGTCAGCAACAGGCGGGTTCCAGCGTTGCCGAGGCCGAAAAGGCCGGCAAGGAGCTGGAGCGTATCGCCAAACATGTGGGCGTCATAGATTCCATGAACGAGCAGATAGCAACGGCCACCCATGAACAA
- the nadA gene encoding quinolinate synthase NadA, with the protein MSQLAPIIESIQYPFPPKPVPLSDAEKADYKARIKTLLKERDAVLVAHYYTDPEIQALAEETGGCVSDSLEMARFGRDHAAKTLIVAGVKFMGETAKILSPEKTVLMPTLEATCSLDLGCPEDAFSAFCDAHPDHTVVVYANTSAAVKARADWVVTSSIALEIVEHLDSEGKQIIWGPDRHLGSYIAKQTGADMLLWQGECIVHDEFKAKALRELKAQYPDAAVLVHPESPASVVEMADAVGSTSQLIRAAQTMDNDTFIVATDRGIFYKMQQAAPGKTLIEAPTGGNGATCRSCAHCPWMAMNGLKAIEAALSGSDMENHEIHVDENLRHKALIPLDRMLDFAKGLNMQLKGNA; encoded by the coding sequence ATGAGTCAGCTTGCCCCAATTATCGAAAGCATTCAGTATCCATTTCCTCCCAAGCCTGTCCCCTTGAGCGATGCCGAGAAGGCCGACTACAAGGCCAGGATCAAGACCTTGCTTAAGGAGCGCGATGCGGTATTGGTAGCGCACTACTATACCGATCCCGAGATCCAGGCCCTGGCCGAGGAAACCGGTGGCTGCGTGTCAGATTCGCTGGAGATGGCGCGTTTTGGCCGCGATCATGCTGCCAAGACCTTGATTGTGGCCGGGGTGAAATTTATGGGCGAAACCGCCAAGATCCTCAGCCCCGAAAAAACCGTGCTGATGCCCACCCTGGAAGCCACCTGTTCTTTGGATCTCGGTTGCCCCGAAGACGCCTTCAGCGCCTTCTGCGATGCTCATCCGGATCATACCGTGGTGGTGTATGCCAACACCTCGGCGGCCGTTAAGGCCCGCGCCGACTGGGTGGTAACCTCCAGCATAGCGCTGGAAATCGTTGAGCACCTGGACAGCGAAGGCAAGCAGATCATCTGGGGACCGGACAGACACCTTGGCAGCTATATTGCCAAGCAAACCGGCGCCGACATGTTGCTGTGGCAGGGTGAGTGTATCGTCCATGATGAGTTCAAGGCCAAGGCTTTGCGGGAACTCAAGGCCCAGTATCCCGATGCGGCCGTGTTGGTTCATCCAGAGTCGCCTGCGAGTGTGGTCGAGATGGCCGACGCCGTGGGCTCCACCAGTCAGCTGATCCGTGCCGCCCAGACCATGGACAATGACACCTTCATAGTCGCCACCGACAGGGGCATCTTCTACAAGATGCAGCAGGCGGCCCCGGGCAAGACGCTGATTGAAGCGCCCACCGGCGGTAACGGTGCCACCTGTCGCAGCTGCGCCCATTGTCCCTGGATGGCCATGAACGGCCTCAAGGCAATTGAGGCGGCACTGAGCGGCAGCGATATGGAAAACCACGAGATCCATGTGGATGAAAACCTTCGTCATAAGGCCTTGATCCCGCTGGATCGTATGCTGGATTTTGCCAAGGGACTGAACATGCAGCTCAAAGGTAATGCCTGA
- a CDS encoding dihydrolipoyllysine-residue acetyltransferase, whose product MIKDFILPDIGEGVVECELVEWLVAEGDTVAEDQPVCDVMTDKALVQIPAPFAGVISKLYYAKGDIAKVHAPLYAVDIGGEAEASAPAAAVQTPTAAPAVAASGAAVEEFLLPDIGEGIVECELVEWLVAEGDMVVEDQPIADVMTDKALVQIPAIKPGKIVKLHYRKGQLAKVHAPLYAIEVEGAAGAVVASHAGTQVASQAAACNAAVTPVAQGKALASPAVRRLARSLDVDLSKVPGSGKHGRVYKEDVQRFVSGQPAVQASAQPQTATAPVAAAAAVAPAAADTVVAIRGVQAAMARQMMDSVSSIPHFTYCEEIDLTDLIALREAMKTKYSSDELKLTMMPFFMKSMSLALKQFPVLNSQVNADCTELTYKSSHNIGMAVDSKVGLLVPNVKDVQNKSILEVAAEITRLTDSARSGRVAPADIKGGTISISNIGALGGTVATPIINKPEVAIVALGKVQTLPRFAADGSVQARKIMQVSWSGDHRVIDGGTIARFCNLWKQYLENPQEMLLAMH is encoded by the coding sequence ATGATTAAAGATTTTATATTGCCGGATATCGGTGAGGGTGTGGTTGAGTGCGAACTGGTGGAGTGGCTGGTTGCCGAAGGTGACACTGTGGCCGAAGACCAGCCGGTTTGTGACGTGATGACCGACAAGGCCCTGGTGCAGATCCCGGCCCCCTTTGCCGGTGTGATCAGCAAGCTCTATTACGCCAAGGGCGATATTGCCAAGGTGCATGCGCCGCTGTACGCCGTGGATATCGGCGGTGAAGCCGAAGCCTCAGCTCCAGCCGCAGCCGTGCAAACTCCTACTGCCGCTCCTGCGGTTGCGGCTAGCGGCGCCGCGGTGGAAGAATTCCTGCTGCCGGACATAGGTGAAGGCATTGTTGAGTGTGAACTGGTGGAGTGGCTGGTTGCCGAAGGCGATATGGTGGTGGAAGACCAACCCATCGCCGACGTGATGACCGACAAGGCCCTGGTGCAAATCCCTGCCATCAAACCCGGCAAGATAGTCAAACTGCATTATCGCAAGGGCCAACTGGCCAAGGTGCATGCGCCCCTGTACGCCATCGAAGTGGAAGGTGCCGCCGGCGCTGTTGTTGCTTCGCATGCCGGTACACAAGTCGCATCTCAGGCTGCCGCCTGCAACGCAGCGGTAACGCCCGTTGCCCAAGGTAAAGCCCTGGCGAGCCCCGCGGTGCGCCGTCTTGCCCGCAGCCTGGATGTGGATCTGTCCAAGGTGCCCGGCAGCGGCAAACACGGCCGGGTGTACAAGGAAGATGTGCAGCGCTTTGTCTCTGGACAGCCTGCTGTGCAGGCTTCAGCCCAGCCGCAAACAGCGACTGCTCCTGTAGCCGCAGCTGCCGCTGTTGCACCAGCCGCAGCCGATACAGTTGTCGCTATCCGCGGTGTTCAGGCCGCCATGGCGCGCCAGATGATGGACTCTGTGTCCAGCATCCCGCACTTCACCTACTGCGAAGAGATAGATCTGACCGATCTTATCGCCCTGCGTGAAGCCATGAAGACCAAGTACAGCTCTGATGAGCTCAAGCTGACCATGATGCCCTTCTTTATGAAGTCCATGTCACTGGCGCTCAAGCAATTCCCTGTGCTGAACAGCCAGGTGAATGCAGATTGTACCGAGCTGACTTATAAGAGCAGCCACAACATCGGCATGGCGGTAGACTCCAAGGTGGGTCTGTTGGTGCCTAACGTCAAGGATGTACAGAACAAGTCCATCCTGGAAGTGGCAGCGGAAATCACCCGTCTGACGGACAGCGCCCGCAGCGGTCGCGTGGCGCCGGCGGATATCAAGGGCGGAACCATCTCCATCTCCAACATTGGCGCTCTGGGTGGCACTGTGGCAACCCCCATCATCAACAAGCCGGAAGTGGCCATTGTGGCCCTTGGCAAGGTGCAAACCCTGCCACGCTTTGCTGCCGATGGCAGCGTGCAGGCCCGCAAGATCATGCAGGTCAGCTGGTCCGGGGATCACAGGGTTATCGACGGCGGCACCATTGCCCGCTTCTGTAACCTGTGGAAACAGTACCTGGAAAACCCACAGGAGATGCTGCTGGCCATGCATTGA
- a CDS encoding alpha-ketoacid dehydrogenase subunit beta: protein MAEMNMLHAINSALRIAMEKDSTMTVFGEDVGHFGGVFRATSGLQDTFGRARCFNTPLTEQGIAGFANGLASNGMTVVAEIQFADYIFPAFDQIVNESAKFRYRSGNEFNVGGLTFRTPYGGGIAGGHYHSQSPEAYFTGTPGLKVVVPRNAYQAKGLLLASIRDPNPVVFFEPKRLYRASVGEVPEGDYEIELGKAEVLQQGKDITLLGWGAQMEILEKAAEMAAAEGISCEVIDLRTLSPWDVDTVAESVKKTGRLLINHEAPLTGGFAGEIAATIQEECFLYLESPIARVCGLDTPYPLIHEKEYMPDALKTFEAIKACVAF from the coding sequence GTGGCTGAAATGAATATGTTGCATGCCATCAACAGTGCCCTGCGCATTGCGATGGAAAAAGACTCCACCATGACGGTGTTCGGTGAGGACGTGGGCCACTTCGGTGGTGTATTCCGTGCCACATCCGGTCTGCAGGATACCTTCGGCCGCGCGCGTTGCTTCAACACGCCGCTGACCGAGCAGGGTATCGCCGGTTTTGCCAACGGTCTGGCCTCCAATGGCATGACTGTGGTAGCCGAGATCCAGTTCGCAGACTACATCTTCCCGGCGTTCGACCAGATAGTGAACGAGAGCGCCAAGTTCCGTTACCGCTCAGGTAACGAATTCAACGTCGGCGGTTTGACCTTCCGTACCCCTTACGGTGGCGGTATTGCCGGTGGTCATTACCACTCGCAATCACCTGAAGCCTACTTCACCGGTACCCCGGGTCTCAAGGTTGTAGTGCCCCGTAACGCCTATCAGGCCAAGGGCTTGCTGCTGGCGTCCATCCGTGACCCCAACCCTGTGGTGTTCTTTGAACCCAAGCGTCTCTACCGCGCTTCCGTTGGCGAAGTGCCGGAAGGGGATTACGAAATCGAACTGGGCAAGGCCGAAGTACTCCAGCAGGGCAAAGACATCACCCTGCTTGGCTGGGGCGCCCAGATGGAAATCCTGGAGAAGGCCGCCGAAATGGCCGCTGCCGAAGGCATTTCCTGCGAGGTTATCGACCTGCGCACCCTGTCACCCTGGGATGTGGACACGGTTGCCGAGTCGGTGAAGAAAACCGGCCGTTTGCTGATTAACCACGAAGCGCCGCTGACCGGTGGTTTTGCCGGCGAAATCGCCGCCACCATACAGGAAGAATGCTTCCTGTACCTGGAATCACCCATTGCCCGTGTGTGTGGTCTGGATACCCCGTATCCGCTGATCCACGAAAAAGAATATATGCCCGATGCGCTCAAGACCTTTGAAGCCATCAAGGCCTGCGTCGCATTCTAG
- a CDS encoding thiamine pyrophosphate-dependent dehydrogenase E1 component subunit alpha: MSNATTNSETVHRVAFLDRESLAIPVLKILQADGTTFEQAVLPQIDEALANRIHDACVFTRVLDERMLGAQRQGRISFYMTCTGEEAAIVGSVAALDDNDIILAQYREHAALRYRGFSTEQFMNQMFSNEKDLGKGRQMPIHYGCAALNYQTISSPLGTQIPQATGVGYSLKLKGQRNVAVCYFGEGAASEGDFHAGLNMAAVLKSPVIFFCRNNGYAISTPTEEQFAGNGIASRGVGYGMHTIRVDGNDMLAVLAATQQARAYAVENNAPVLIEAMTYRLGAHSSSDDPSGYRSKEEEAKWREHDPVKRFKLWLINKGWMTEAEDVALYEKYREEVLAAVKVAEKVPAPLLEEIIEDVYDKPTPLLQKQLDALKEHVKKYPQSYPKTSGRL; encoded by the coding sequence ATGAGCAACGCAACAACGAATAGCGAAACGGTGCATCGCGTCGCCTTTCTGGACAGGGAGTCGCTTGCTATCCCTGTGTTGAAAATTCTCCAAGCCGACGGTACCACCTTTGAACAGGCCGTGCTGCCTCAAATCGATGAGGCTCTGGCCAATCGTATCCACGATGCCTGTGTCTTTACCCGGGTTCTGGACGAGCGCATGCTCGGTGCCCAGCGTCAGGGACGGATCAGTTTCTACATGACCTGTACCGGTGAAGAAGCCGCCATCGTTGGCAGCGTCGCCGCACTGGATGATAACGACATCATCCTGGCCCAATACCGTGAGCATGCTGCGCTGCGCTATCGCGGTTTCAGCACAGAACAGTTCATGAACCAGATGTTCAGCAACGAGAAAGATCTCGGCAAGGGTCGGCAGATGCCCATCCACTACGGCTGCGCCGCGCTGAACTATCAAACCATTTCTTCCCCCCTGGGCACGCAAATTCCCCAGGCCACGGGTGTGGGCTACAGCCTGAAACTGAAGGGCCAGCGCAATGTCGCCGTATGCTACTTCGGTGAAGGCGCCGCCTCGGAAGGGGACTTCCATGCCGGTCTCAACATGGCCGCCGTGTTGAAATCGCCGGTGATCTTCTTCTGCCGCAACAACGGCTACGCCATTTCCACCCCAACCGAAGAGCAATTTGCCGGTAACGGTATTGCCAGCCGCGGTGTGGGTTATGGCATGCACACCATACGTGTTGACGGCAACGATATGCTGGCGGTGCTGGCTGCCACCCAACAGGCCCGGGCCTACGCGGTGGAAAACAATGCCCCTGTGTTGATTGAAGCCATGACCTACCGTCTGGGCGCTCACTCTTCCTCCGACGATCCATCCGGATACCGTTCCAAGGAAGAAGAAGCCAAGTGGCGTGAACACGATCCGGTCAAGCGCTTCAAGCTGTGGCTGATCAACAAGGGCTGGATGACCGAAGCCGAAGATGTTGCCCTGTACGAGAAGTACCGTGAAGAGGTGCTGGCGGCGGTGAAGGTTGCCGAAAAGGTGCCTGCGCCACTGCTTGAGGAAATCATTGAGGATGTGTACGACAAGCCGACACCGCTGCTGCAAAAGCAGCTGGATGCGCTGAAAGAGCATGTCAAAAAGTACCCTCAATCCTATCCAAAAACCTCAGGGAGGCTGTAA
- the astE gene encoding succinylglutamate desuccinylase: MLDTLLKTKDFLALTLANPQSFPEPFGFDIGEHTRVDVWDTGVILFQPLQQVANKDVVLSCGVHGNETAPIELCNGLIRDLLEDKIRVGERTLFLIGNPAAINNGTRIVDENMNRLFSGEHSRGPGLVNPERIRARKLETYVDRFFRAREGAQRIHYDLHTAIRGSKHEKFAIYPYRPGRAYSAEQIMFLKAAGVDTVLFHHEPTTTFSYFSSENYGADAFTIELGKVYPMGQNDMTRFIATREMLSRLICGRDLELESYGPDKVNLYQVCRVINKQAEDFEFTFASDVENFTSFPKGFVLAREGGKDIRVELDSEAVVFPNAKVPVGQRTVIMLTAAQAPDVR; this comes from the coding sequence GTGCTCGACACTTTGCTTAAAACCAAAGATTTCCTGGCCCTGACCCTGGCCAATCCCCAAAGCTTTCCCGAACCCTTTGGCTTCGACATAGGCGAACATACCCGGGTCGATGTCTGGGACACGGGCGTGATCCTGTTTCAGCCATTGCAGCAAGTCGCCAACAAAGATGTGGTGCTGTCCTGCGGCGTTCACGGCAACGAAACCGCCCCCATAGAACTGTGCAACGGTCTTATCCGCGATCTGCTGGAAGACAAAATCCGGGTAGGTGAGCGCACCCTGTTTCTCATCGGCAATCCGGCCGCCATCAACAACGGCACCCGCATAGTGGATGAGAACATGAACCGCCTGTTCAGCGGCGAGCATTCCCGCGGCCCCGGGCTGGTGAATCCGGAGCGGATCCGCGCCCGTAAGCTGGAAACCTATGTGGATCGTTTCTTCCGTGCCCGTGAAGGGGCGCAGCGCATTCATTACGATCTGCATACCGCTATCCGGGGTTCCAAGCACGAAAAATTTGCCATCTATCCCTACCGTCCGGGCCGCGCGTACAGCGCCGAACAGATCATGTTCCTCAAGGCCGCCGGGGTGGATACAGTTCTGTTCCATCATGAGCCGACCACCACCTTCAGCTATTTCTCTTCCGAGAATTATGGCGCCGATGCCTTCACCATAGAGCTGGGCAAGGTCTATCCCATGGGCCAGAACGACATGACCCGCTTTATTGCCACCCGCGAGATGCTGAGCCGACTGATTTGCGGCCGGGACCTGGAGCTGGAAAGCTATGGCCCTGACAAGGTCAACCTGTATCAGGTGTGCCGGGTGATCAATAAGCAGGCCGAAGACTTTGAATTTACCTTTGCCTCCGATGTCGAGAACTTTACCTCTTTCCCCAAGGGCTTTGTGCTTGCAAGGGAAGGGGGCAAGGACATCAGGGTGGAGCTCGACAGCGAGGCCGTGGTGTTTCCCAACGCCAAGGTCCCCGTGGGGCAGCGCACTGTGATCATGCTGACAGCGGCACAGGCGCCGGACGTACGCTAA
- the msrA gene encoding peptide-methionine (S)-S-oxide reductase MsrA: MSAQDTSLATFGAGCFWGVEYFFRQVPGVLNATCGYMGGNNQATTYEEVKKGKTGHAEVVQVEFDPTRVSYEELLQVFWKNHNPTSLNQQGGDIGTQYRSTIFFHDKQQKAEAEESKLALARSGKWGIRHIVTEIVPLQQFHRAEEYHQDYIQKNNLPSCHLEY; the protein is encoded by the coding sequence ATGTCAGCACAAGATACCTCCCTGGCCACCTTCGGCGCCGGCTGCTTTTGGGGCGTGGAATATTTCTTCCGCCAGGTCCCCGGCGTGCTTAATGCCACCTGCGGTTACATGGGCGGCAACAACCAGGCCACCACCTATGAAGAGGTTAAAAAAGGCAAAACCGGCCATGCGGAAGTGGTGCAGGTGGAATTCGATCCCACTCGGGTCAGTTATGAAGAGCTGCTGCAGGTGTTCTGGAAAAACCACAATCCCACCAGTCTCAATCAACAGGGTGGCGACATAGGCACCCAATACCGCAGCACCATTTTCTTTCACGACAAGCAGCAAAAGGCCGAAGCCGAAGAATCCAAACTGGCGCTGGCCCGCTCCGGCAAATGGGGCATTCGCCACATAGTGACCGAGATAGTGCCGCTGCAGCAGTTCCACCGTGCCGAGGAATACCATCAGGACTATATCCAGAAGAACAATCTGCCGAGCTGCCACCTGGAATACTGA
- the pgm gene encoding phosphoglucomutase (alpha-D-glucose-1,6-bisphosphate-dependent), producing the protein MAIHERAGTLAQQQDLVNIPKLMSHYFRLVPDAGNPAERVSFGTSGHRGCAFLNSFNERHILAITQAVVDYRKQAGIQGPLYLGMDTHALSQAAYVSAIEVLVANQVCVIAQENDSFTPTPVVSHAILCANRNANSNELSDGLIITPSHNPPQDGGIKYNPPHGGPAEGEITSWIETRANHYLAHNLDGVRRVNYSVARAMPLLKHKDLIGPYVDDLAQVIDMEAIARAKVRIGVDPLGGSGIYYWDRIAKRYGLDITVVNNRVDPTFGFMTLDKDGKIRMDCSSPHAMAGLLAHKDKFDICVGNDPDYDRHGIVCPGSGLMDPNHFLAVAIDYLLGHRPGWAENLAIGKTLVSSALIDKVCAAHGRPLMEVPVGFKWFVDGLANGTVAFGGEESAGAAFLRRDGGTWCTDKDGFILALLAAEILAVTGQTPAERYEALAAKHGRSFYRRIDSPLNAKMKAKFAGLNGDSLNASTLGGDAILEVLTHAPGNGAAIGGIKIVTANGWIAARPSGTEPLFKLYAESFVSEVHLAELIAEAQALIGAALKG; encoded by the coding sequence TTGGCAATACACGAGCGCGCCGGTACCCTGGCACAGCAACAGGATCTGGTCAATATCCCCAAACTCATGAGCCACTATTTCCGCCTGGTGCCGGATGCCGGCAATCCGGCGGAGCGGGTGAGTTTTGGCACCTCGGGCCACAGGGGCTGTGCTTTTTTGAACAGCTTTAACGAGCGACATATCCTGGCCATCACCCAGGCCGTGGTGGACTACCGCAAGCAGGCGGGTATTCAAGGTCCCCTTTATCTCGGCATGGATACCCACGCACTGTCACAGGCCGCTTATGTCAGTGCCATCGAGGTGCTTGTGGCCAACCAGGTGTGTGTCATTGCCCAGGAAAATGACAGCTTTACCCCTACGCCCGTGGTGTCACACGCCATTCTTTGCGCTAACCGCAACGCCAACAGCAACGAATTGTCTGATGGCTTGATCATCACCCCGTCCCACAATCCGCCCCAGGACGGAGGCATCAAGTACAATCCGCCGCACGGTGGCCCCGCCGAAGGGGAGATCACCTCCTGGATTGAGACCCGTGCCAACCACTACCTGGCACACAATCTCGATGGCGTCAGACGGGTTAATTACAGCGTGGCCCGCGCCATGCCGCTGCTCAAACACAAGGATCTTATCGGCCCTTACGTAGACGATCTGGCCCAGGTCATAGACATGGAGGCCATAGCCAGGGCCAAAGTACGCATCGGCGTTGACCCCCTGGGCGGCTCTGGCATCTATTACTGGGACAGAATAGCCAAGCGCTATGGTTTGGACATTACGGTCGTCAACAACAGGGTCGACCCGACCTTCGGCTTTATGACCCTGGACAAGGACGGCAAGATCCGCATGGACTGCTCCTCGCCCCATGCCATGGCGGGTCTGCTGGCCCACAAGGACAAGTTTGATATCTGTGTCGGCAACGACCCGGACTACGACCGTCACGGCATAGTCTGCCCCGGCAGTGGCCTGATGGATCCCAATCACTTCCTGGCGGTGGCCATAGATTACCTTCTGGGTCACAGACCCGGCTGGGCCGAAAACCTCGCCATCGGCAAGACTTTGGTGTCCAGCGCCCTCATCGACAAGGTCTGCGCCGCCCATGGCCGGCCTTTAATGGAAGTGCCGGTGGGCTTCAAGTGGTTTGTGGATGGGCTGGCGAACGGCACCGTGGCCTTTGGCGGTGAAGAAAGCGCCGGCGCCGCCTTCCTGCGCCGTGATGGCGGTACCTGGTGTACCGACAAGGACGGCTTTATTCTGGCGCTGCTGGCGGCGGAAATTTTGGCTGTCACCGGCCAGACGCCCGCCGAGCGTTATGAGGCGCTGGCGGCAAAACATGGTCGCAGCTTCTATCGCCGTATCGACAGTCCGCTCAATGCCAAGATGAAGGCCAAGTTTGCCGGACTCAATGGCGACAGCCTCAATGCCAGCACCCTGGGCGGCGATGCCATACTCGAGGTGCTGACCCATGCACCGGGCAACGGTGCCGCCATCGGCGGCATCAAGATTGTCACGGCCAATGGCTGGATTGCGGCGCGCCCCTCTGGCACGGAGCCATTGTTTAAGCTCTATGCCGAGAGTTTTGTCAGCGAAGTCCATCTGGCAGAGCTGATAGCCGAGGCCCAGGCCTTGATTGGCGCCGCCCTCAAGGGCTGA
- the seqA gene encoding replication initiation negative regulator SeqA, with protein sequence MKYIEVDEELYRFIAAKTERIGESASDILRRLLGLSVTEVVNTEPKPISQPGMEATLAPQTDINADYDFEHLLSESLLEQQKGAVGRFLFVLESLHRANPAGFSKVLQIQGRDRLYFATSRDALLQASQSANPKEIGSSGFWVTTNNNTGKKRMILQEVLECFGCDPVRAASIGERALG encoded by the coding sequence ATGAAATACATTGAAGTGGATGAAGAGCTTTATCGTTTTATCGCAGCAAAAACGGAAAGGATAGGCGAGAGTGCTTCAGACATTTTACGGCGCCTGCTGGGTCTGTCGGTGACAGAAGTGGTCAACACCGAACCCAAGCCCATCAGCCAGCCTGGCATGGAGGCGACCCTTGCCCCTCAAACTGACATAAATGCCGACTATGATTTCGAGCATCTGCTGTCTGAATCCCTGCTGGAGCAACAAAAGGGCGCGGTTGGCCGCTTCCTGTTTGTGCTTGAGAGCCTGCATAGGGCGAACCCGGCGGGTTTTTCCAAGGTACTGCAAATCCAGGGCCGCGACCGGCTTTATTTTGCAACCTCCAGGGATGCGCTGTTACAGGCCAGCCAGTCGGCCAATCCCAAGGAAATCGGCAGCAGTGGTTTTTGGGTGACCACCAATAACAACACAGGTAAGAAGCGCATGATATTGCAGGAAGTGCTGGAGTGCTTTGGCTGCGATCCCGTGCGTGCTGCCAGTATCGGCGAGCGGGCGCTGGGTTAA